CTTTAGCAGATAAGCTGATCGTTATGGCTGCCCTGATTATGCTGATCCCCCTTGATCGCGTCCCGGCCTGGGCGGTTTTCGTGATTCTGGCCAGGGAACTTATTGTCTCCGGAATCAGGTCGATCGCTTCGTCCGAAGGGATCGTCATTGCGGCCAGCAATTTAGGGAAATACAAGACCATCTTTCAGATGATCGCCATTGTTGGATTGCTGCTTCATTATCGGTATTATTGGTTTTTTGGGGTAGAAGCTAATTTCCTTTACCCGTCAATGCACAATGCCGGCATTTTTATCTTCTACATTTCCCTGGTTTTGACCATCTGGTCCGGGTTGGACTATTTTTTCAAGTTTTTCAGAATCTTTGTTCGTTGATTAACCTGCTGAAATTACACGGGAAAGACTTTTGTAAAAAAGAAGAATTTTTTGTTGACACTTGTCGAAGCGTTTTGCTATACATACACCCGCTCGACGCAACGAGCTCCACTGTGCGGGAATAACTCAGTGGTAGAGTGCAACCTTGCCAAGGTTGAAGTCGCGGGTTCAAATCCCGTTTCCCGCTCCATAAAAATTCAAGCGACCGGATCATTAATCCGGTCGCTTTTTTTTTGTTGTCTGACGGAATTATCCATGGGGCCGCGCTTGACTGTGTTTCTTGATCCCGGCCCATTGGCTTGAGGCAGAGCCTCTTTTAAACGGACAAGCTCAACCGGCAATAGCGTAAATTTAAAATACCCCGGAGCCAATGCAAAGGGGTAGCCACCCCATTATCTGGAAAAGATCGGTTAAAGCACCTAAAGGTATTGACACCTGTTGAAGCGTTTTGCTATACATACACCCGCTCAACACAACGAGCACCACTGTGCGGGAATAACTCAGTGGTAGAGTGCAACCTTGCCAAGGTTGAAGTCGCGGGTTCAAATCCCGTTTCCCGCTCCATCAAAAATTCAAGCGACCGAATCAGCGATTCGGTCGCTTTTTTTTTTATCTTTACACCATCCGAGTAACCGTAACCTCTAAAATTTTTTTTGAACGGTCATCCCCATGGGCCGACGGAATGGAATCCCGAAAGAGGTTCTGTCGAAGGAATTGGTTATCTCACCCCCATCCCGACCTTCCCCCATCAAGGGGGCAGGAGCATGACACTGTCATAATCCATAAATCGTTGGCAGTGTTGGGTTTTAGGCGAGTACGGGACGATATTCCATCAACCCGCGACTCTTGCAATTCCGCAGCCCCTCCGTCCGCCAATACGAGAAGCGAAGCTTTTCGTTCAGGCGCATTCGACGACGTTATGGTTAGTAGCGGCCATACTTCGTGATTAAATGCAGCGGTGACCAACCCTGCCCAACTATCAGCGACCAGCGCGTAGCGATATTGCTCCCGAAACAAACGAAACTCCCGAGCAA
The Pelobacter seleniigenes DSM 18267 DNA segment above includes these coding regions:
- the pgsA gene encoding CDP-diacylglycerol--glycerol-3-phosphate 3-phosphatidyltransferase, translated to MTRTRELLNLPNILTLSRIVAVPAVVLLLLFESRENCFWAAVVFTAASVTDWLDGYLARRWGIVTILGKFLDPLADKLIVMAALIMLIPLDRVPAWAVFVILARELIVSGIRSIASSEGIVIAASNLGKYKTIFQMIAIVGLLLHYRYYWFFGVEANFLYPSMHNAGIFIFYISLVLTIWSGLDYFFKFFRIFVR